A single region of the Penaeus vannamei isolate JL-2024 unplaced genomic scaffold, ASM4276789v1 unanchor875, whole genome shotgun sequence genome encodes:
- the LOC138861100 gene encoding octapeptide-repeat protein T2-like yields GVDGVERGKGARRGERWIGRKIGRRKTGKEEEEEEEEEEEEEEEEEEEEEEGGGRGREVNERKGGGGSGGEEEEKEEEEEEEEEEEEEEEEEEEEEEEEEEAEAAAATSRNPERRTPVPGAGRAAATRTGPRGDIAAEESILKKRSRRRGRGRRGRGRRRGRSSSRRRMRKRRKRKRRRSRSSRRMRKKRKRRRRRKRRVWDERRESKKDAMKGKEKSKEQGRQNRNTWNNGRGRPRAKRKKRTIKKNLQGEKRKRATDK; encoded by the exons agggagtggatggagtagaaagaggaaagggagcaagaagaggagagagatggattggGAGGAAGATAGGCAGGAGGAAaacgggaaaggaggaagaggaggaggaagaggaggaggaagaggaggaggaggaggaggaagaggaggaggaggaaggaggaggaagaggaagagaggtaaatgaaagaaaaggaggaggaggaagcggaggagaagaggaagagaaggaagaagaagaagaagaagaagaagaagaagaagaagaagaagaagaagaagaggaggaggaggaggaggaggaggaggcggaggccgccgccgccacgAGCAGAAACCCCGAGCGCAGGACGCCTGTTCCCGGCGCAGGGCGGGCGGCGGCCACTCGGACGGGCCCTCGGGGAGACATCGCGGCGGAGGAATCTATCTT gaagaagagaagcagaaggagaggaagagggagacgaggaagagggagaaga agagggaggagcagcagcaggaggaggatgaggaagaggaggaagaggaagaggaggaggagcaggagcagtaggaggatgaggaagaagaggaagaggaggagaaggaggaagcggcgAGTCTGGGATGAacgaagggagagcaagaaagatgcgatgaaaggaaaggagaagagtaaagaaCAAGGGAGACAAAACAGAAATACGTGGAATAACGGGCGTGGTCGGCCAAgggcgaaaaggaaaaagagaactataaaaaaaaacttacaaggggaaaaaaggaaaagagcaaCGGACAAGTGA